A stretch of DNA from Trichomycterus rosablanca isolate fTriRos1 chromosome 1, fTriRos1.hap1, whole genome shotgun sequence:
AGCAAGAAAAACTTAAAGAAAACATTATCTGTATCTCTATATATCTCATCCTCTCACAGCAGTTTGTGTTTGTTAATGCACAGATTTCCTAAGATCCCGCCACAGCTTCTCAGTGAGGTTTCAGGTCTCAAGCTTGACCATTCCAACACATTGATTTTTCTGTGCTTTTGTGGCATTTCATATGTAATTTGCAGATGTGCTTGACCCAATTTTGTTCCAGCTTAAGTGGCTGGTCTTATATTTGTCACAATAATATTTTGGTATAAATTTGAGTTTATCATTGTCCCAATTATTTTAGGTTGTTTAGGTTCCCATAAACATATGTCATGAGCATAAATATTTAATGTCTTTACAGAGACTTGTAGTTTAAGTAATGTTAAGCTTTTGGCATTAAATAAAAGGAGATATTTGACTATGAGTTGATTTTGTTTTGATAAGCAAGCACACATGTAGCTATTATACAGTCATCCACTGCTGACCAATTTGAACAATTGCATTTACTTGCTTACTTATGGAACCATATTCACTGAATGATACTTtgagaaaaaaacagaagtTTATGAAGTTCATTTTTCTTGATTCTGTTTTGTCAGTACCAACACATTGTTTAGGAGTCATGTCATACTGGTGAAGAaagttattatataatatataataacaacacGTTTTGCTGCTATTTTTCTTCAGCTGCTTTAATGTGTTAGGTCAAACAGTGGatgtaaattaataatatacCTCCATATATCTATATCTGTATGCTTTTGCTTTTTTCTCTCACAGATCAAAAATGTTACACTGTGGAGGAGGCTGTGGAAACCATCGGCTTCGGCTGGTTTCACGTTATGCTCTTTGTTATAATGGGCAGTGCTAATGTAAgacatatttgtgttatttcatCAAATAGAAtgatgtgtagtgtatgtgtttcTTATGCTATATTTTGCATTTGCCATGACCTTCCTGGTTGTGTAATATAGATTGTAGAGGCAATGGAGATCATGCTGCTGGCTGTGATGTCTCCTGAGATCCGATGTGAATGGCATCTGAAGGATTGGCAAGTGGCCCTGGTCTCGACGGTAAGATTTTTATCCAGCAGTAGCCACAACTAGTTTACTTATTAAGTAATTGTGATGTAAACtgctaattaattattaatacagtATTCATAAGAAACAATTACATTTTGCATGACAGAATGAAAattgatataaataaaattgtaacCCATACAGTGCACATTGATTTGGAAGCCTTTTGAAATTTAATGTGGATTAAATACTGTAGATTTGATGTATGTCTGGAGTAATGGCCAATTCAACAAGTGCTGTCATTCTCACAATATAACTGAgcatggtttatttatttatttatggtggTCCCAGTTTTCCAGTAATCACTGGGCGCCATGCATAAACACACCCTGGATAGGACGCTTCAGCCACAAACTGCTGGGAATTCAAACCCTTGATtctagcagtagtgggctagcgtaatttaccagCAAAGCTCCCCAGAGCATGTTAATCTACCTATTTTTTAACAATATTGAAGTCTGGGTTCTGAATTATACATACACCATTCTGTTCTGCAGTTCTGTTAATGTGAAATGAGCATTTTGCTTTGCCTCTCAGGTTGCCACATTGATTTTGAACTTGAAAGTTCTTCTTAACTATTATTGCTTATTTAgatcattttcattattttaacatttaactgtattgttgtttttttgctttgtttttttcagaTGGTGTTTTTTGGATTTATGGTATGTGGGGTGCTGTGTGGATATGTGGCAGATAAATACGGCCGTTGGAAGGTAATCCTTATAACTTTTcatgttattgattttttacatGCTGTGAATGCAAGATGTCACGAGAACATCTCAGAAATAGAAGCATGGACTTTTTTTACCTGAAAGTGCATCAGTTTCTCAAAACAACATGAAGGTATTAGTTTTGAGTTTGTTTCCAATCTATAGTGTTATTTGTGTGCAGGTGGTGATTGGAGGCTTCGTGTGGGCAGCATATTTTTCTGTTCTTACATCATTTGCACCTTCCTATGGATGGTTCATTTTCCTGCGCAGCATGGTGGGCTGTGGAGTAGCTGCCACGTCACAAGGGTACATGCACAACAGCACAGACTAAACTTAAATCATGGAATCAAATCATTTTAGTTATTTGACTGGACTCAGTCAGACCTGAATTATGacctacactatatagccaaaggtACACAAACGTCTCtgcatgagcttgttagatatCCCTTCTTGGACAGCCTTCAATattttggaaaggctttccactatattttggactgtgtctatgggaatgtctgcccattaagtcaaaagagcatttgtgaggtctggCACAAAGGTTGGACGAGGCCAGTGGcattcagtggggttgagatcagggctctgttcagGCCACTGGCCTTTTTTTACGCCAAACTCGCCAAAGAATGTCTTTACATACCTTACTTTTGCATAGGAGTAATGCAATGTAACTGCTCCCACAATTTTAGAAGCATATATTTGACATCATATCATCAATTTTATACAACTGTTAGCAGTGAGTGTGACAAAaacctgaattcaataattactaagggtgtccacatactttgaaccatagtgtgtatatgtaatgattaataaaagcaaacaatttatcttttttttttaataaaggtttGTTCTGAAGACAGAATTCATCCCTGCAAAATACAGAGGCTCTGTGCTGCCCCTTGCCTCAGTAAGTAAGCAGTCACAGGATtcatataataatgatagtattTCTATAGGAAAATTCTAATGTTGAACTATTGTTGTAATTGTTGTTAGATCTTTTGGATGTTGGGATCCATGCTCATTATCATTCTGGGAATGACCGTGGTACCCACAATGGGCTGGCGCTGGATGATTCGGCTGTCTGTCATCCCTGGTGTTGTACTCATTGGACTTTTTCAGGTGAAGCTGCACTAAAAGATTTTTAAACATCTatgtttaaattaaatgattattGCCAGTGATGGGCACAAGAAATTGAGCAAATGAGTGCTCTTGTGACTATCTGTTTGATTAGTAAAATACttcaaattattttcttttgctCTGATACCAATTGAAACAACAGCTGCAGCTATAGATGATCTTTATACATTGTTCATGGttatgcactttttttttacctattaGTGCTCAGGtttcagggttcaaatccctacCAATGTTATTTTGCAGTCGGACCTCTACATACAGACCAGtggtggctgctggtctttcaaagaggggaagctcattgtcggcttacatcataaaatttgtcaatttatttatacataaattctgccctctgttccttttcaagaaaatggcctgaaatgggttgcagtttgtcttttgacttcactcgcaaaatccgcaatgggactgaagctcccagtgattaagtgactaatgattaagtgtattgctttggcaatatgaatgtccttatttgtcatgacaataaagcttcttttgagtttgagaagtgacagTGTAGAgctcaaactagctgtcaatcaaaacgggattcagcctttcgactgatcctccaatcatcttgcagaagctcagtgtccagacccgcccacagctccattcacccccagagacgctcagcgtccaggggcgggacaaaatcatggcatttatccaatgaccggcaagtttcgaagcaatgaaaaaaaaccctaCCATGCAGTCctattgaagtgaatagacgctcagcttctacgggcaaatgcattgatgctacgtgaatgtatgagttaagttaacaaaatcgagtcagtcgatttgtgataagtagtgattctgaacgaactcgtcttcgagatgaacgtgttctaacgcatttgtagtcaatgaaatgttaacacaactgtacatatttgaccatttaattttttacattttaggggaagctgagcttcccttgcagaaatcccttagagaaatcgccactgatacagacatgactggctgtgtctggggaAGAAGGGGGAGTAGTGGCTGGGGTCTTGTGATGGATTGACATCCTGTcttgggtgtgttactgcatttgtGGCAAGTGATTTCAGGAAATCCAGACCCACCaaaaccttgaccaggataaaaacaaaataaaatggaacacAGAGGATACTTTCTTACTAATGTTACCAGTGACACTGGCTGCCACACAGCTCCAAAGCATTATACCTTTGGTAATTTTGCTAACTTTGTCTAAGTGATTATTTTCATAAAGCATGTCATTGCATTGTCATTAATTTAGTTTACTGACAGAAACTAGTTTACTGGCTTACTAAAGTACAGCTAGAAAAATAATTGTGAccatttatcattatttatgaTCCACCCTAAATATACTTTAATACGAGTTTTACGAGTACGACTTTTTGAAGCATTTCTTTGCTATTAATTCTGAGATGTAACATTGAAAAAGATGTCCAAACTTTTGTAGATATGACAATTtgcatttttgtaattttatcaACATAAAAACTGTTCATTAACATGTGCAAATAAATGTTTTGCATGCAGATGTACTAATGCATGTCTTAATAGATTTAGGTGAATCTCCCAAGCCATGCTGAAAGTTTCCTTGTCTCATATTAATTTTTCTGTGATATCTTAACTCTTGCTTTAAAAATTTAGTCATAAAATTATGTAATCATCGAGTTTATACAAATATTACCCACAAACTTGATAAAACTGTAAAAGCTGTAAATTAAAGTTTTAACAGTAAACCACTGGTGAAGCTGCTATGAAATACAGCAGGCTTACTGAAAATATATAGCTATTTAAACTAAATTTTGCCATTCTGTGCAAAACAATATGTTTTCCACCTAAACAATCATATTTAGTTTTGATTAAATACttcttatatagttatataattACTTTATAACTATCaactaaataatttaataactaGTTCGTAGTTTCATGCATTCCGGTGCTGTTATTACCAAATACAATATCAatagtatatatataccaaTAGTGCAACTGGAGAttaggtaaataaatataatatgaatCATCACAGTTTGAGTTTGCTaagtttaagttttatttttattaacttctttatcctggtcagtgtcatgGTGAGTTTAATTTACCTGGAATCAGTGGAAGCAAGGGAGGAATATTGGAGGCAAatgccaattcatcacagggttTTAAAATTGTCACTTAGCATAAAATTTTCTTTAGTAGGTAAtgcaaaaaaacccaaaaaactTTAGGTCAGTAttactgtacagtacattagTGCAAATGTTGAACCCTGTACAAATGATGCAGCCTATCTGACAAAAAGGTTGTGAACTACAAAGCTACactgtttaattttttattaagtattaaatTACTATATTTCTCATGTCCTCGGCTAGAGTATTATTTACAATGATGTACCAGTTACTAATAACAGCCATTGTaagttgtgtatttttttccctttagtTAATCCCTGAGTCGGCAAGGTTTCAGGTCTCTGCGGGTAATGTGGAGGGTGCTGTTGCCACATTAACGTGGATTGCCAAAATGAATGGAGCCAGCTTGCCAGAGGGAGAGCTACGTGAGCCTGTAGTGGTATGTTAGCTTTAAGttgaacacacatatacatacacaaaccaaCACCAGTCACACAGGTTGAGTGttttctatttatctatttgtgttgtgtgttgtcagATGGAGAGAGGGAAAGCATCCACACTGATCAGTCGAGCCTTCTTGAGAACATCTTTACTGCTGTGGTATTCATGGTAATATTTTACAAAttgttttccttttatttatgaagacacacatacatgtacttACTGACACACATCCTGCTTTTCGGATCCTTCCAGCACTCTATGCTGCATCATATGTGCTACTCAGTGTGTAACTATAATATTAGTAGCAAGACATTAAAAATCCATGGGACTATTTAAATCCATGAGCCGGTTTGGAAAGCAGGAATTTCAATCATTTTATGCTCTGCCTTCATAAGGCAGATATAATAAAGATTCAAACTAGGTTTGGTATGCCCTGGTAAGACTATTCCCACACACCTTTAAGCCAGAATCCCTAACAGGTTTCTCCAGACTATCTCGTTTGAGATTAAATGTGGCTCTCTGAGACATGAGGACAATTTACTGCTTCAGGCACATGGaagcaaataaataatcttaaaaCAATACAAggctatttattttttatatactgtacattaattaactgaattaaaaaaagtattgaGAACTCAGTGTCATTGTTGTAAATTAATGGTTTGAATGTTGAGTTTTATTACAATTAGTGCTGAATGTATAGTCTTAATACTTTGTTTCTGTACTTGTTTGTATTTCTGCAGGTTTGTGGCCTCTTTCTTATATTATGGCTCTGTGCTAAGCAGTTCAGAGCTGCTGGAGAAGAACCTGCTGTGTGTAACTGATGCCAACGCAGAGCACGGCATCAAACAGAGCGAGGACGAAACACTGTGCTACTGCATCCCATTTAACATGGAAGACTACCAGACGCTCCTTATCAGCTCTCTAGGAGAGGTGGCACGTAAGTGCTCCCTTAACAACATAGGCCCTAAATATAGAGTATTAACATATTTTTAGCATAGTGCTTATTTCTGAGCATAACTGCAACAAGACAAACatatgaaaagaaaaaatatatatgaccTGCAGAGATAGTAAACAGGTATTTTTAAGATTTATTTTGTGTCAGAGTCACGATAAATGCATACTGACCAATGGGTGATACTGTAGACATTCTTGTGATAAATTAGGCCACATTAAATTGAGTATTATGCATTACATACTGCATAGTAGTGTGTGAAAAAGATGGAATATCTTTCTCAGGGGTTGGTCTTGAAACGTTCAAACAAAAGTTTGGATGAGTAGGCACAAATTAATTTTAACTCATAACATATCGGGTAAATGAAGCAATTAAGCAGGCGTTTAAAAATGGCTAGGAAATAAGACATTTATGAATGGTTTCTTAACTTCAAAGGAAaagcattttattgttttagacATCTGCTAATGTCAACACagaaaattacaattattttaaaagtgtATAAAAATCAAGAAACTCACAGTAgacaaagatttatttattttgttcacCGTCCACTGTGTGACGGTGACTAACAGGGAAATCATAATTTTATAAACCCTCTTACCCATCATCTTACAATAGTTGTTGAAtgactgtttttgtttaaatattgatAAACAATTGATACAACTAGTTACTGTAGCTAATGAGGCCACAGATAGCACTGCATGGTTAAATGTAGTAAAGTTAGGCATCCAAATTCAGTCTTAAATAAGTGTTGACATTTTATGTAATGTTTATAGTGAGCAGAACCAGATTAAAACTTAGTGGGCCCAGGACATGCAAGAGACCTCTAGTATTTATATATCTGACATTTGAGAGAAATGTTTGCAGTTTACATTGTTTGTtgacagccagtcgttgttcaaaTCATGTTAATAACAGTTGCTGGCTTGTACTAATCAAAACACAATTGTCACTATTAATAGTATTGTGAAGACTGTGACATTTTCCTCtaatgtatgtgtgggttttaaTCT
This window harbors:
- the svopl gene encoding putative transporter SVOPL, whose product is MSPEIRCEWHLKDWQVALVSTMVFFGFMVCGVLCGYVADKYGRWKVVIGGFVWAAYFSVLTSFAPSYGWFIFLRSMVGCGVAATSQGFVLKTEFIPAKYRGSVLPLASIFWMLGSMLIIILGMTVVPTMGWRWMIRLSVIPGVVLIGLFQLIPESARFQVSAGNVEGAVATLTWIAKMNGASLPEGELREPVVMERGKASTLISRAFLRTSLLLWYSWFVASFLYYGSVLSSSELLEKNLLCVTDANAEHGIKQSEDETLCYCIPFNMEDYQTLLISSLGEVALIPLNIALLYIVGRKFSMVILQVLSAVFFMLVNICSTMFGFTVLLFVLRSLVSMNFNVVYIYTAEVYPTAVRSIGMGFCTSFSRIGGMIAPFIAQVLMSKSVLLALSPFAVTCCLCAIGTVLLPIETRGRALLQNE